In one Nicotiana sylvestris chromosome 8, ASM39365v2, whole genome shotgun sequence genomic region, the following are encoded:
- the LOC138875216 gene encoding uncharacterized protein, which produces MNGMPWFMDVANFLVTSKISCELSSNQRKKLKWDSLDFYWDESYLFEICKDGVIRRCVPEEEQLSILEACHSSPYGGHHGGTKTASKVLSYGFYASTLYKDASELVKSSCGNTYILVAVDYVSKWVEAVALPNNEAWSVVAFLKKSIFTRFGTPHAIISDRGSHFCNKAFDTLLAKTDWSKKLDDALWAYRTAYKTLIANLHVDQLNELDEFQFHTYSSSSLYKDKMNYIHDKYTRSKEFKVGNLVLLFNSQLRLFLGQLKSKWNGPFEVVFVTPFGAFDLKWAIFQSEWAQGQALLGKN; this is translated from the exons atgaatggtatgccatggtttatggacgttgctaatttcctggTGACTAGTAAAatctcgtgtgagctctcttctaaccaaaggaagaagctcaaatgggatagtttggatttctattgggatgagtcgtACTTGTTCGAGATTTGCAAGGATGGTGttatccgaaggtgtgtccctgaggaagaacaattgagtatattggaggcttgtcattcatctccctatggtggccatcatggcggcacgaagacggcttccaaagttcttagctATGGGTTTTATGCgtcaactttgtacaaagatgcaagtgaacttgtgaagag CtcatgtgggaacacatacattcttgtggcggttgactatgtttcaaagtgggtcgaagccgtggctttacccaacaatgaggcctggagtgttgttgcatttctcaagaagagtatttttacaaggtttggcactcctcatgCTATCATAAGTGatagggggtctcatttttgcaataaagcttttgacactttgcttgcaaa gaccgattggtcaaagaagttggatgatgctctatgggcttataggactgcttacaagactctaaTTG caaatcttcatgtggatcagcttaatgaacttgatgaattccaatTCCATACCTACTCCAGttcttccttgtacaaggacaagatgaactACATTCATGATAAATAtactcgtagcaaggagttcaaagtgggtaatttggttctcttgttcaactctcagtTACGTCTATTTCTGGGacagcttaagtcaaaatggaatggaccttttgaagtggtctttgtgaccccgtttggtgcattTGACTTGAAATGGGCAatttttcagagtgaatgggcacagggtcaagcattacttgggaaaaattga